Sequence from the Bremerella volcania genome:
TGCCGTCTGGCTTGACTTCGCGGTACATCTGACCGAGAGTGCACTCGACGAATTTACTGGTCATCCCAAAGAAGCCGCACAGCAGCATCCAGAAGAACGCCCCTGGTCCGCCGGCCGACATGGCAATGGTCACGCCAGCGATGTTGCCCAGACCCACCGTCGCGGAAAGAGCCGAGGCGAGGGCCTGGAAGTGAGTCACTTCGCCGGGCTCGTCGGGGTTGTCGTACGTTCCGCGGACGATGCTGACGGCGTGGCCGAATCCCCAGAAGTTGACGAACGCGAAGAAGATAGTGAAGAAGACGGCACCGCCCGAGAGCCATAGCACCACGATCGGAGCCCCGCCGACATATTCGGTGAAGAGGTACGGGGTATCCGGGGGATTGTTTCCACTTAGGGCTAGTTTACCTTCGTGGGCCCGCTTTTGGATTTCCTCTGGCGTGAGCCAGGTCGATTCGTCTTCGTTGAGCGAGTTACGCAGTTTGGTGACCGGCTGGAAGGTGATCTTGTCCCCTTCCTTGATCCGCACGTATTTAGTTGAGTTGTTGATGACGTACAGAACGTAATCAACCGGCTGCTCTTTCTCTTTGCCGGCCGCGTCGGTGCGATGCAGAACGCCAAGACGATAATCTCGGTCGGGGTTGGGGGAAGTCGAGATCTTGCCTAGCTCGGCCCATTGGTGAACCTTTTCCTCGTCGATCTGGTCTGGCAGATTGGCCGGCTTGCGGACCTTGCTGTTCTCAGCGATCACGAAAGGACCGTCGGTTCCGCGGTCGCGCACGTAATAGACGACGTCGTCCATCTGAGCATACTGCCGCTCGGTCGAGAAGACGCGGTAGAACAGCGTTTGAGCCATCTTGCCGACCATCCACTCGAACGGCTTATCGAAGTACTGGAACGCCGTCCAAGGTTCGCTATCGGTCAGGCTTACCGGGGCCGGGTAGGCGTCATCCGAGGAAGCTTGGGACTCTTCGGCCGGCTGGTCTTGATCGGGTGGGGCCGGAGCTTCCGCAGCAGGCTCTTCCGGCGGACTGTCCTGGCCGTAAGTTGCCAGCGGTAAAAGAGATAGAGCGACGAGCGATAGCAACGCCAGATGCCAAGGCGTGGAGTGTCGACTTGCGATCATGCAATATTCCCAAACTGCCAACCTTCCTGATTCGGCTGTGGGGCTCGCCGGGGATGGAAGGTTGTTCTAGTAGTCGTTCCGAATTGGATGAGCTGGGGCGATTAGGGAGCAGTAGTTGCCTCAGTTCTTAACCTTTTTCATGGAAAGAGGTTACGGCAACGTTTGTCAGGGGCTCGCGATTTAACAAATATATACTTGTCAAAAATGCGATAATCCCTAACATTAGGGTACTGACACAACTTAGCGATACGGCTAGCAGATTGCCAGTCGTCCAACCGTGATTTTAGGCGAATGAACTCCAATTCCGCGCAAAATGACACACGCTGGGCCAACGAGGTCTTCCCGACTGACTTGGTCGTGCTCGACTTGTTGCGGAGGACTCCTTCCTTGACCACGGCTGAAATGGCCGTGGCGATGGAAGTAACGGCGACGGCCGTGCGTCAACGCTTAAATCGCTTGATGGGGCAAGGCTACGTCGAGCGGATCACCTCCAAGGCCGGCCGCGGCCGACCGACTCACAAGTATCGCTTGACCACCAAAGGGGAACGCAAGACTGGGGCCAACTACGCTGACTTGGCTTTGGCTTTGTGGGATGAGATTCGTTCCATTGAAGACCCCGACGTCAAGCAAGGACTCATTTCGCGGATCGCCAAGCGATTGGTCGAGATGTATGCCAGCCAGATTCACGGCGAAGACGCCCACGAGCGGATTCACGATCTGATGGCCTTGTTCATCGGTCGCCAGATTCCGCTGGAATATGAAGAAGACACCGAAGGAAAGCCGGTCCTTAACGTGCTGGCTTGTCCTTATCCCGATTTGGCCGAGCAGGATCGAGCGGTGTGTGCCCTCGAAAGAGCAATGTTCGCCGAGTTGGTGGGTCAGAACATGGAGTTGAGCCATTGTCGACTCGATGGCGAGAGTTGTTGCACCTACGAGTTGACGCAAATCAACTCGGAATCGGAAAGCGTGTAGCATGACCAAGCCATGGATTGAAGGCCGCTTCGAAGAGAACGTCATCACGACGACCATCGAACAGGCCATCAACTGGGGACAGCAGGCAAGCATTTGGCCCATGACGTTTGGGCTGGCCTGTTGCGCGATCGAAATGATGGCCGTCGGGGCGAGTCGCTTTGACATCGACCGCTTCGGTGCCGGAGCGTTTCGGGCTTCCCCCCGCCAGGCAGACTTGATGATCGTGGCAGGCACGGTCACCTACAAAATGGCCAGCCGAGTTCGGCGGCTCTACAACATGATGCCTGATCCGAAGTACGTCATCGCCATGGGCGCTTGTACCGTGGGCGGCGGTCCTTACTTCAAGTATGGGTATCACGTGGTCAAAGGAGTTGACCTGGTTGTGCCGGTGGACGTTTACGTCCCTGGATGTCCTCCACGGCCGGAGGCACTGTTGGAAGGGTTGATGCGAATCCAGGATAAGATCCGTGGACATCGCATCAACAAGAAGAATGGCGCACGCGTCCAAGACGAGTTGCCCGTGCCGCATCATTCCGGTTACGTCGAAGCGACCGGATCGGAAAACCCGTTGACCCAACATCAAAAACATACTGGTAAGTAACTTTCATGACGCCTTGCGGCGTCGCCTCCCGTTGAGACTCGAAAAGAGCGAATAGTCACGAATGACCGACGTATTGAAGATTGAGAATTTGCATGTTTCGGTAGATGAGAAGCCGATCCTCAATGGCGTGAACCTCCAACTGAAGCGTGGTGAAACGCACGCTCTGATGGGCCCGAACGGTTCCGGTAAGAGCACGCTCGGTTTCGCCATCATGGGGCATCCCAAGTACGAAGTGACCGAGGGTCGCATCTTGCTGAACGATGTCGACGTCACTGAGATGGAAGCGGACGAACGAGCCCGACTCGGTTTGTTCATGGCCTTCCAACGCCCGATCGCCATCCCCGGCGTTCGCCTGGCCGACTTCCTGCGTCACGCGACGACCAACGTTCGCAACCCAGAACGCAAGGAAGGGGAAGACCTGATCCCCATGCGGGAATTCCGCAAGGAAATCAAAGAGAAGATGAGCCAGCTTCAGATGGACACCGAGTTCGCTCGTCGTTACGTCAACGACGGTTTCTCTGGTGGTGAAATGAAGCGGGCCGAGATCCTTCAGTTGGCCATGCTGCAGCCGAAGTTCGCCATCCTGGACGAGACCGACAGCGGTCTGGACGCCGACGCCGTGCGTCTGGCCAGCCAGAGTATCGCCCAGATCGGTGGCGAAGAGATGGGGCTGCTCATCATCACCCATCACGA
This genomic interval carries:
- a CDS encoding helix-turn-helix transcriptional regulator; this encodes MNSNSAQNDTRWANEVFPTDLVVLDLLRRTPSLTTAEMAVAMEVTATAVRQRLNRLMGQGYVERITSKAGRGRPTHKYRLTTKGERKTGANYADLALALWDEIRSIEDPDVKQGLISRIAKRLVEMYASQIHGEDAHERIHDLMALFIGRQIPLEYEEDTEGKPVLNVLACPYPDLAEQDRAVCALERAMFAELVGQNMELSHCRLDGESCCTYELTQINSESESV
- a CDS encoding NADH-quinone oxidoreductase subunit B gives rise to the protein MTKPWIEGRFEENVITTTIEQAINWGQQASIWPMTFGLACCAIEMMAVGASRFDIDRFGAGAFRASPRQADLMIVAGTVTYKMASRVRRLYNMMPDPKYVIAMGACTVGGGPYFKYGYHVVKGVDLVVPVDVYVPGCPPRPEALLEGLMRIQDKIRGHRINKKNGARVQDELPVPHHSGYVEATGSENPLTQHQKHTGK
- the sufC gene encoding Fe-S cluster assembly ATPase SufC is translated as MTDVLKIENLHVSVDEKPILNGVNLQLKRGETHALMGPNGSGKSTLGFAIMGHPKYEVTEGRILLNDVDVTEMEADERARLGLFMAFQRPIAIPGVRLADFLRHATTNVRNPERKEGEDLIPMREFRKEIKEKMSQLQMDTEFARRYVNDGFSGGEMKRAEILQLAMLQPKFAILDETDSGLDADAVRLASQSIAQIGGEEMGLLIITHHDKLLEHNPPSHAHVMLGGRIVESGGVELAHELHSNGYERIRKAYPDAAAMERAMQDEEQTV